In Miniphocaeibacter halophilus, the following proteins share a genomic window:
- a CDS encoding sensor histidine kinase — protein MNNYLSSFFIWCITTIYFLITFPLGNSIIPLISLGLLTCAYLLKNKKFKFLTMIIFIILIYIEIKFLYFVPILLYNLLNRDRIFNILILVFAILVVWNVFNKEQSLFIILNIFIAVLFKFKDMKIAYLDNKYRNFIIESNEKNFKLKTENQLLIEEQDKGISLAISKERNRIARDIHDGVGHIISRSILQVGALIVREEDNSRINNLNLLKDSLTESMEELRKSLHNLQEDSINLKNELEKIIQNYIFSDIIFNYNLNENKDLNFKYSIIYIVNECLNNIMKHSNATLVEINLRETANNIYILIKDNGTNQKIIKYGIGLNSIQTRVEAINGKLQVSNEKGFRVFINIEKEEI, from the coding sequence ATGAACAATTATTTAAGTAGTTTTTTTATTTGGTGTATTACAACAATATACTTCCTTATAACTTTCCCCTTAGGAAATTCTATTATTCCTTTAATTTCCCTAGGCCTATTAACTTGTGCATATTTATTAAAAAATAAAAAATTCAAGTTTTTAACAATGATTATTTTTATTATATTAATTTATATAGAAATAAAGTTTCTTTATTTTGTCCCCATACTGTTATATAACCTACTAAATAGAGATAGAATATTTAATATTCTTATATTAGTTTTTGCAATTTTAGTCGTTTGGAATGTTTTTAATAAAGAACAGTCTCTCTTTATTATTTTAAATATATTTATAGCTGTTTTATTTAAATTTAAAGATATGAAAATAGCCTATTTAGATAATAAATATAGGAATTTCATAATAGAATCAAATGAAAAGAACTTTAAATTGAAAACTGAAAACCAATTATTAATAGAGGAACAGGACAAGGGAATTTCCCTTGCTATTTCCAAAGAGAGAAATAGAATTGCAAGGGATATACATGATGGTGTGGGACATATTATTTCCCGTTCTATCTTACAAGTTGGTGCCTTAATTGTAAGAGAAGAAGATAATAGCAGAATAAATAATTTAAACTTATTAAAGGATTCCTTAACAGAATCCATGGAAGAGTTAAGAAAAAGTTTACATAATTTACAAGAGGATAGCATAAACCTTAAAAATGAGTTGGAAAAAATCATTCAAAATTATATTTTTTCTGATATTATCTTTAATTATAATCTTAACGAAAATAAAGATTTAAATTTTAAATATTCAATTATATATATTGTAAATGAATGTTTAAATAATATTATGAAGCATTCAAATGCAACTTTGGTAGAAATTAATTTAAGGGAAACAGCCAATAATATATATATTTTAATAAAGGATAATGGAACAAATCAGAAAATAATTAAGTATGGTATTGGTTTAAATTCAATTCAAACTAGGGTAGAGGCAATAAATGGAAAATTACAAGTTTCAAATGAAAAGGGATTTAGAGTTTTTATTAATATAGAGAAAGAGGAAATATGA
- a CDS encoding response regulator encodes MNIIIIDDDKMITYALKTIVESDREIEVVGIGYGYEDAISFLEKEIIDIALLDIRMGDKTGIDILEYINNKNIATRVLFLTTFLDDEYIKNALSLGAYGYILKDDFENIIPAIKAVNAGQKVFGSNVLNTIYNESVNKKEISKILTEKELIILKEVAEGLNNKEISNKLYLSEGTIRNYISSILEKLDLRDRTQLAIYYLNNK; translated from the coding sequence ATGAATATAATAATTATTGACGATGATAAGATGATTACCTATGCATTAAAGACCATTGTTGAATCGGACAGGGAAATAGAAGTAGTTGGAATTGGCTATGGATATGAAGATGCTATAAGTTTTTTAGAAAAGGAAATAATAGATATTGCTTTATTGGATATAAGAATGGGGGATAAAACCGGAATAGACATTCTAGAATATATAAATAATAAAAATATCGCTACAAGAGTATTGTTTCTAACAACTTTTTTAGACGATGAATACATAAAAAACGCCTTGTCATTAGGAGCTTATGGTTATATTTTAAAGGATGATTTTGAAAATATTATACCTGCTATAAAGGCTGTCAATGCAGGTCAAAAGGTTTTTGGATCAAATGTGTTAAATACAATATACAATGAAAGTGTGAACAAGAAGGAAATTTCAAAAATATTAACAGAAAAAGAATTGATTATTTTAAAAGAAGTAGCTGAAGGTTTAAACAATAAAGAAATTTCAAATAAATTATATTTAAGTGAAGGAACTATAAGAAATTATATTAGTTCAATCTTAGAAAAACTTGACTTAAGAGATAGAACTCAATTGGCGATTTACTATTTAAACAATAAATAA
- the tsaE gene encoding tRNA (adenosine(37)-N6)-threonylcarbamoyltransferase complex ATPase subunit type 1 TsaE: MYKYISKNEKETNEFAKKISKALKKGYVISLKGEMGAGKTTFTKMIADSLNIKDNVTSPTFSLVNTYYGNIELNHLDLYRLEDESEVETIDIDNYYYPSGVTIVEWAERALNYLPRDYIEISINKLGETEREFVIEGKNNKEKELIERLK; the protein is encoded by the coding sequence ATGTATAAATACATTTCAAAAAATGAAAAAGAAACAAATGAGTTTGCTAAAAAAATATCTAAAGCCTTAAAAAAAGGATATGTAATTTCCTTAAAAGGAGAAATGGGAGCAGGTAAAACTACTTTTACAAAAATGATAGCAGATTCATTAAATATAAAGGATAATGTAACAAGTCCTACTTTTTCCCTAGTTAATACTTACTATGGTAATATAGAACTAAATCATTTAGATTTATACAGATTAGAAGATGAATCGGAAGTGGAAACTATAGATATAGATAATTATTATTATCCTAGTGGGGTAACAATAGTAGAGTGGGCAGAAAGAGCCTTAAATTATTTACCAAGAGACTATATAGAAATTTCTATAAACAAACTAGGAGAAACAGAAAGAGAATTTGTTATTGAAGGTAAAAATAATAAAGAAAAAGAACTAATAGAAAGATTGAAGTAA
- a CDS encoding M18 family aminopeptidase — protein MENIEIVKRLMNFIDNSPSVFHVVDNFEKSLMEKGYTKLSRNKKWNLKRNGKYFVSNNNSAIIAFQMGNNLKDNYFRIIGSHSDSPTFRVKPSPEIFEKNHFVKLNTEVYGGPILSTWFDRPLSLAGRVVLKSKDIFSPTIRNINIDKNLLIIPNLAIHMNREINNGYKYNKQKDTLPIIGLINEELEKENYLLNIISKEINEDINNILDFDLFLYDRQKGEFLGNNKEFFTIGKIDNLGMAHASMEALLNSEDSEFTKLVLVSDNEEVGSQTKQGAGSPFLRDTLKRIITTSGGSFEDFEIALDKSFLISADQAHSVHPNYIEKNDPTNSPLINKGPVIKVSARMNYTSDGVSSSIFSQLCNSVNIPVQYFVNRSDILGGSTIGPITTQNLNINSVDIGNPILSMHSIRELAGVKDQEYIYKAFLEFFK, from the coding sequence ATGGAAAATATAGAAATTGTAAAAAGACTTATGAACTTTATTGATAATAGTCCATCAGTTTTTCATGTAGTGGATAATTTTGAAAAATCTCTTATGGAGAAAGGTTATACAAAACTTTCTAGAAATAAAAAATGGAACTTAAAAAGAAACGGAAAATATTTTGTTTCAAATAATAACAGTGCAATTATAGCTTTTCAAATGGGAAATAACTTAAAGGACAATTATTTTAGAATAATTGGTTCCCATAGTGATTCACCAACTTTCAGAGTTAAACCTTCTCCTGAAATATTTGAAAAAAACCATTTTGTAAAACTCAATACAGAAGTTTATGGTGGTCCTATATTAAGCACTTGGTTTGACAGACCCTTATCTTTAGCAGGTAGAGTTGTATTAAAATCAAAGGATATTTTTAGTCCAACTATAAGAAATATTAATATAGACAAAAATCTTCTTATTATACCAAACCTAGCTATTCACATGAATCGTGAAATAAACAACGGTTATAAATATAATAAGCAAAAAGATACTTTACCAATTATTGGATTAATAAACGAAGAACTCGAAAAAGAAAACTACCTTTTAAATATTATTTCAAAAGAAATAAATGAGGATATAAATAATATATTAGATTTTGATCTTTTCCTATATGATAGACAAAAGGGTGAATTTCTTGGTAATAATAAGGAATTCTTTACAATTGGAAAAATCGATAATCTTGGAATGGCCCACGCTAGTATGGAGGCCTTATTAAATTCAGAAGATTCGGAGTTTACAAAACTTGTACTGGTTTCTGATAACGAAGAAGTAGGTTCCCAAACAAAACAAGGTGCAGGCTCCCCTTTTTTAAGAGATACTTTAAAAAGAATTATTACTACAAGTGGTGGTAGTTTTGAAGATTTTGAAATTGCATTAGATAAATCATTTTTAATTTCTGCCGACCAAGCTCACTCAGTACATCCTAATTATATTGAGAAAAACGACCCTACAAATTCACCCTTAATTAACAAAGGTCCGGTTATAAAGGTGTCCGCAAGAATGAATTATACTAGTGATGGAGTTTCATCATCAATCTTTTCACAATTATGTAATAGTGTAAATATTCCAGTTCAATACTTTGTAAACCGTTCAGACATATTAGGTGGCTCAACTATTGGTCCTATTACTACTCAAAATTTAAATATAAATTCAGTAGATATCGGAAATCCTATACTTTCAATGCATTCCATAAGGGAATTAGCCGGAGTAAAAGACCAGGAATATATTTACAAGGCATTTTTAGAATTTTTCAAATAA
- a CDS encoding ECF transporter S component, producing the protein MRKNNNLSIMIKVALLGAIASILMLFDFPLPFAPPFMKIDVSEVPAIIAGFTFGPLWGFIVIVVKLLLKFLTQGTLTAGFGELSNLIVSSSLVVTASLIYKRKKTFKNAIFSLTIGIILMSALATLSNYYVIFPLYGLPMETFAPSMEKINPLVSNVPTFILFSIVPFNIIKGALNAMILGILYKPLLPRLGKSYGS; encoded by the coding sequence ATGAGAAAAAATAATAATTTATCTATAATGATAAAAGTAGCACTACTTGGAGCCATAGCTTCAATATTAATGTTGTTTGATTTTCCTTTGCCTTTTGCACCACCATTTATGAAAATAGATGTTTCAGAGGTGCCGGCAATTATTGCAGGATTTACATTTGGTCCTTTATGGGGATTTATAGTAATTGTTGTTAAACTTTTATTAAAATTTTTAACACAAGGAACTTTAACAGCAGGATTTGGTGAATTATCGAATTTAATAGTTTCATCTTCCCTAGTTGTTACGGCATCATTAATATACAAAAGAAAGAAAACATTTAAAAATGCGATTTTTTCACTAACAATAGGAATTATTTTAATGAGTGCATTAGCAACCTTAAGTAACTACTATGTAATATTTCCACTATATGGATTACCAATGGAGACCTTTGCGCCTTCAATGGAGAAAATTAATCCGTTAGTTAGTAATGTGCCAACTTTTATCTTATTTTCAATTGTACCTTTTAATATAATTAAAGGTGCTTTAAACGCTATGATTTTAGGAATATTGTATAAACCTTTATTACCTAGATTAGGTAAAAGTTATGGCAGTTAA
- the tsaB gene encoding tRNA (adenosine(37)-N6)-threonylcarbamoyltransferase complex dimerization subunit type 1 TsaB produces the protein MKILSIDTSTMISSCSVMEDGIIIGDYNINQELTHSETLVPMIKDLLKNLNIKIEDIDLYVVGKGPGSFTGLRIGMTVGKTFAQIFNKDIIGISTLKALASQIISDKIIVPILDARGGRVYYGVYKYSNNEIINIEDDNLIYFDELMNKLNEKYDEIIFVGDINSDFEMEIKENNKFSIAPASLNSCIGRSLCFLANKEKNGVLEESYLTLKPEYIRKSQAQRDLEMKIKNV, from the coding sequence ATGAAAATATTAAGTATTGACACTTCAACTATGATTTCAAGCTGTTCAGTTATGGAAGATGGAATTATAATTGGAGATTATAATATAAATCAAGAATTAACACATAGTGAAACATTAGTACCTATGATTAAAGATTTATTAAAAAATTTAAATATAAAAATAGAAGATATAGACCTATATGTTGTTGGGAAAGGGCCAGGTTCTTTTACAGGACTTAGAATTGGAATGACTGTAGGAAAGACTTTTGCTCAAATTTTCAATAAGGACATAATAGGTATTTCAACCTTAAAGGCCCTAGCTTCTCAAATTATAAGTGATAAAATAATAGTTCCAATTTTAGATGCTAGAGGAGGAAGGGTATATTATGGTGTTTATAAATACAGTAATAATGAAATAATTAATATAGAAGATGATAATTTAATTTATTTTGATGAACTTATGAATAAATTAAATGAAAAATATGATGAAATTATTTTTGTTGGCGATATTAATTCTGACTTTGAAATGGAAATAAAGGAAAATAATAAATTTTCAATAGCACCTGCATCTTTAAATAGTTGTATTGGCAGAAGTTTATGTTTTTTAGCTAACAAGGAAAAGAATGGGGTTTTAGAAGAAAGTTATTTAACTTTAAAACCGGAATATATAAGAAAATCACAAGCACAAAGGGACTTGGAGATGAAGATTAAAAATGTTTAA